In the Leptospira sp. WS4.C2 genome, one interval contains:
- a CDS encoding histidine kinase: protein MEKISGMGKETSEISDHIKLHIENGKILSLKTHRVSKSVEEHIKEAVGLILDRLTYPTLVPTLYTIIKELAINACKANQKRVFFEERGYSMLNPSEYARGVREYREIFSEEMSNEFGIKAKKKGYYCLINFKFNDDGITIEVINNTPIAKEEEKAIRERLEKGMVYDDIAQFYMDNADTTEGAGLGLALILIMLKGEGIDPNFFRIIIGEDSTIARLEIPLSDKFISARDPNQI from the coding sequence ATGGAAAAGATTTCGGGTATGGGAAAGGAAACAAGCGAGATTTCTGATCACATCAAATTACACATCGAAAATGGGAAAATTCTCTCGCTAAAGACTCACCGGGTCTCCAAATCCGTTGAGGAACACATCAAGGAGGCCGTAGGCCTTATCTTAGATCGCCTTACTTACCCAACACTTGTTCCCACTCTCTATACCATCATCAAAGAACTGGCAATCAATGCCTGCAAAGCCAACCAAAAACGTGTCTTTTTCGAAGAGCGCGGATACAGTATGTTAAACCCTTCCGAATATGCGAGGGGAGTGAGAGAGTATCGTGAAATTTTTTCAGAAGAGATGTCCAACGAATTTGGAATCAAAGCCAAAAAGAAAGGATACTATTGTTTAATTAACTTCAAATTCAATGATGATGGGATCACCATCGAAGTCATCAATAACACACCCATAGCAAAAGAAGAAGAAAAAGCAATCAGAGAACGTTTGGAGAAAGGAATGGTGTATGATGACATCGCTCAGTTCTACATGGACAATGCTGATACCACAGAAGGTGCCGGCCTTGGTCTTGCTCTCATACTCATTATGCTCAAAGGGGAAGGTATTGATCCCAATTTCTTTCGTATCATTATCGGAGAAGATTCCACCATCGCAAGGTTGGAAATTCCTCTTTCCGATAAGTTTATCTCTGCCCGCGACCCCAATCAAATTTAA